A region of Streptomyces sp. NBC_01788 DNA encodes the following proteins:
- a CDS encoding phage holin family protein, with protein MAGEHSVGELVHRATEQLSQLVRQEMALAKAELTQKGRRMGRGGGLLGAAGAVGYVGLIALAGAATAALSLALPVWAAALVVTALLFAIASVLAIVGRAQLRRASPPTPEEMLGSVKADVEAIKERAHHR; from the coding sequence ATGGCGGGCGAGCACTCGGTGGGTGAACTCGTCCACCGGGCCACCGAGCAGCTCTCCCAGCTCGTACGGCAGGAAATGGCGCTGGCCAAGGCGGAGCTGACACAGAAGGGGCGCCGCATGGGACGCGGCGGCGGACTGCTCGGCGCGGCGGGCGCCGTCGGCTATGTCGGGCTGATCGCCCTCGCCGGCGCGGCCACCGCCGCCCTCTCGCTGGCGCTGCCCGTGTGGGCCGCGGCGCTTGTCGTGACGGCCTTGCTGTTCGCGATCGCGAGCGTGCTGGCCATTGTCGGCCGCGCCCAGCTGCGCCGCGCCTCACCACCCACGCCGGAGGAGATGCTCGGCAGCGTCAAGGCGGACGTCGAGGCGATCAAGGAAAGGGCACACCACCGATGA
- a CDS encoding endonuclease/exonuclease/phosphatase family protein, which translates to MPSKPSARLAALTIAAVCSAASAVVLTSPAHADTVRIHDIQGTTRISPYANQQVTAVPGIVTAVRTYGSTRGFWMQDANPDNNPATSEGIFVFTSSTPTVAVGDSVTVTGTVSEYVPGGATSGNQSVTEITKPVVTVVSKGNPVPAPVVIDAKSVPAVYAPAGDPAAKGSINSLTLEPTKYALDYYESLEGMNVQIADARVVTATNPYSELWVTVKPDENRSSRGGTVYGSYDSQNTGRLQVESLGSTADFPVANVGDTLAGTTTGPMDFNSYGGYTLVANRLGTLKSGGLQRETTAKQSPGELSVATYNVENLDPSDATFDEHAAAIVHNLQSPDIVSLEEIQDNNGAVDDGTVDASVTMGKLIDAIVKAGGPKYDWRSIDPVNDQDGGEPGGNIRQVFLINPARVSFTDRPGGDSTTAVDVQKVNGNKAALTVSPGRIDPASSAWKNSRKPLAGEFVFRGRTVIVIANHFASKGGDQGLTAQYQPPARSSEIQRHRQAAEVNSFVNDILKVEKNADVVVLGDMNDFEFSDTAKILEGDGELWSAIKSLPKNERYTYDYQGNQQVLDQILISPAIRRGGNFDYDSVHVNAEFHDQTSDHDPQVLRFHP; encoded by the coding sequence GTGCCCAGCAAGCCCTCCGCCCGTCTCGCCGCGCTGACCATCGCCGCCGTCTGCTCGGCCGCGTCCGCCGTCGTCCTCACCTCTCCCGCGCACGCGGACACCGTGCGCATCCACGACATCCAGGGCACCACCCGGATATCCCCCTACGCGAACCAGCAGGTCACGGCCGTGCCCGGCATCGTCACCGCCGTGCGCACCTACGGCTCCACCAGAGGCTTCTGGATGCAGGACGCCAATCCGGACAACAACCCCGCCACCAGCGAGGGCATCTTCGTCTTCACCAGCTCCACCCCGACGGTCGCCGTCGGCGACTCCGTCACGGTGACCGGAACCGTCTCCGAGTACGTCCCGGGCGGCGCCACCTCCGGCAACCAGTCGGTCACCGAGATCACCAAGCCGGTGGTCACCGTCGTCTCCAAGGGCAACCCGGTCCCGGCCCCGGTCGTGATCGACGCCAAGTCGGTTCCCGCCGTCTACGCCCCGGCCGGCGACCCCGCCGCGAAGGGCTCGATCAACAGCCTGACCCTGGAGCCGACGAAGTACGCCCTGGACTACTACGAGTCCCTGGAGGGCATGAACGTCCAGATCGCCGACGCCCGCGTGGTCACCGCCACCAACCCCTACAGCGAGCTGTGGGTCACGGTGAAGCCGGACGAGAACCGCAGCTCCCGCGGCGGCACGGTCTACGGCTCCTACGACTCCCAGAACACCGGCCGCCTCCAGGTCGAGTCGCTGGGCTCCACCGCCGACTTCCCCGTGGCGAACGTCGGCGACACCCTCGCCGGCACCACCACCGGCCCGATGGACTTCAACTCCTACGGCGGCTACACGCTCGTCGCCAACCGGCTCGGCACGCTCAAGAGCGGCGGCCTGCAGCGCGAGACGACCGCCAAGCAGTCCCCCGGCGAGCTCTCTGTGGCCACCTACAACGTCGAGAACCTCGACCCGTCCGACGCCACCTTCGACGAGCACGCCGCCGCGATCGTGCACAACCTGCAGTCGCCCGACATCGTGTCCCTGGAGGAGATCCAGGACAACAACGGCGCCGTGGACGACGGCACGGTCGACGCGAGCGTGACCATGGGCAAGCTGATCGACGCGATCGTCAAGGCCGGCGGCCCGAAGTACGACTGGCGCTCCATCGACCCGGTCAACGACCAGGACGGCGGCGAGCCGGGCGGCAACATCCGCCAGGTCTTCCTGATCAACCCCGCGCGGGTCTCCTTCACCGACCGCCCGGGCGGCGACTCGACCACCGCGGTCGACGTCCAGAAGGTGAACGGCAACAAGGCGGCCCTGACGGTCTCCCCGGGCCGGATCGACCCCGCGAGCAGCGCCTGGAAGAACAGCCGCAAGCCGCTGGCCGGCGAGTTCGTCTTCCGCGGCCGCACGGTCATCGTGATCGCCAACCACTTCGCCTCCAAGGGCGGCGACCAGGGCCTGACCGCGCAGTACCAGCCGCCGGCGCGCAGCTCGGAGATCCAGCGCCACCGCCAGGCGGCCGAAGTGAACTCCTTCGTCAACGACATCCTGAAGGTCGAGAAGAACGCGGACGTCGTCGTGCTCGGCGACATGAACGACTTCGAGTTCTCCGACACCGCGAAGATCCTCGAGGGTGACGGCGAGCTGTGGTCGGCGATCAAGTCGCTGCCCAAGAACGAGCGTTACACCTACGACTACCAGGGCAACCAGCAGGTCCTGGACCAGATCCTGATCAGCCCGGCGATCAGGCGCGGCGGCAACTTCGACTACGACAGCGTGCACGTCAACGCGGAGTTCCACGACCAGACCAGCGACCACGACCCGCAGGTGCTGCGCTTCCACCCGTAG
- the dapA gene encoding 4-hydroxy-tetrahydrodipicolinate synthase, translated as MTTTTATPAPPFGRALCAMITPFTASGELDLDGAQRLADRLVTEGCDGLVLSGTTGESPTTTDAEKSALVRAAREAVGERAPIVAGVGTADTRHTVELALAAGKAGADGVLVVTPYYSRPPQDAVEEHFRTVADASGLPVMLYDIPGRTGTRIEPETMLRLAAHPRIVAVKDCSYDFLGTQKVLSRTELAYYAGCEEHILPLYAVGGTGYVSTVANLVPRQLRSILDAFDAGETARAARLQQQATELIESTMSAGLPGTVTVKALLNDLSLPAGPVRPPLRPATRETTAGLRAAYERLRAG; from the coding sequence ATGACGACGACCACAGCCACTCCCGCCCCGCCTTTCGGCCGCGCCCTGTGCGCCATGATCACGCCCTTCACCGCCTCGGGCGAACTCGACCTCGACGGCGCCCAGCGGCTCGCCGACCGGCTGGTGACCGAGGGGTGCGACGGACTCGTGCTCAGCGGTACGACGGGCGAGTCGCCGACCACGACGGACGCCGAGAAGTCGGCGCTGGTCCGGGCCGCACGCGAGGCGGTCGGGGAGCGCGCCCCGATCGTCGCGGGCGTGGGCACCGCCGACACCCGGCACACCGTCGAGCTGGCACTGGCGGCAGGTAAGGCGGGCGCGGACGGGGTGCTGGTGGTGACGCCGTACTACAGCAGACCGCCGCAGGACGCCGTGGAGGAGCACTTCCGCACGGTGGCGGACGCCTCCGGGCTGCCGGTGATGCTCTACGACATCCCCGGCCGCACCGGCACGCGCATCGAGCCGGAGACCATGCTGCGCCTTGCCGCACACCCCCGGATCGTGGCGGTCAAGGACTGCTCCTACGACTTCCTCGGCACCCAGAAGGTGCTGTCCCGCACCGAGTTGGCGTACTACGCGGGCTGCGAGGAGCACATCCTCCCGCTGTACGCGGTGGGCGGCACCGGATACGTCAGCACGGTCGCGAACCTGGTCCCGCGCCAACTGCGCTCGATTCTCGACGCGTTCGACGCGGGCGAAACCGCCCGGGCCGCCCGCCTCCAGCAACAGGCCACGGAACTCATCGAGTCGACGATGTCCGCCGGCCTCCCTGGCACGGTCACCGTCAAGGCCCTCCTGAACGACCTGTCCCTGCCCGCCGGCCCGGTCCGCCCACCCCTGCGCCCGGCCACCCGCGAAACGACGGCCGGACTGCGCGCGGCCTACGAACGCCTGCGGGCGGGATGA
- a CDS encoding DUF3618 domain-containing protein, protein MTDRTQGDGGATTPTGAKGPDELRQQIEQTRSRLGDTVEELAAKADVKGRAKARAADLMDKAGAMTVQLRSSAAHAGHRVQEKAIQAGHRTQEGAGRSGHTLQERATRAGHLVQEQATRAGHTVQEQASRAGQSAPVSNAVEAYRRNPRPMVIALAAGAAALVATGLLIRRSRRR, encoded by the coding sequence ATGACGGACAGGACACAGGGGGACGGCGGCGCCACCACGCCGACCGGAGCGAAGGGCCCCGACGAGCTGAGGCAGCAGATCGAGCAGACGAGGAGCCGGCTCGGCGACACCGTCGAGGAGCTGGCGGCCAAGGCGGACGTGAAGGGCCGCGCGAAGGCCCGCGCGGCGGACCTGATGGACAAGGCCGGCGCCATGACGGTCCAGCTGCGCAGCTCGGCCGCGCACGCCGGGCATCGCGTCCAGGAGAAGGCCATCCAGGCCGGTCACCGGACCCAGGAGGGGGCGGGCCGGTCCGGGCACACGCTTCAGGAGCGGGCCACGCGGGCGGGTCACCTGGTCCAGGAACAGGCCACGCGTGCCGGGCACACGGTCCAGGAGCAGGCCTCCCGGGCCGGGCAGTCCGCCCCGGTGAGCAACGCGGTCGAGGCGTACCGGCGCAACCCTCGCCCGATGGTGATAGCGCTCGCGGCGGGCGCGGCGGCCCTGGTCGCGACCGGACTGCTGATCCGGCGCAGCCGCCGCCGCTGA
- a CDS encoding helix-turn-helix transcriptional regulator, with protein MAHHRNGLAARRRTVGLTQEALAEHMQVDRSTITRWESGRTAPQPWMRPRLARLLRVNAEGLNDLLTAWSPGSTQAQDALDYAMLHPGRLDLPAVATLRTRFDDCAARYDLVPSAGLIAEAAAQLNRIDQLAAGSARGRVQRELDALHADACTLMGQLVWDASQRRDHTTAKTYYEQSANLARHLRDTTLEAHALLRTCYVALYGAHDAQAGLALAKHAAEIAQRTSPALSGLALLHVAEAHAMLRSTSDCERALSRAERQLDHADDSDAAADLVSPTQFGRLAGSCYLSLGDHQRAETLLTSTAEKLRDRRKSRAIVLGNLTLARIRQRDVEAGVASLTEAIAELETTRGGGGMNIVFGAARELRPWRQEPLVAEVHDRLLGLMTAA; from the coding sequence ATGGCGCACCACCGCAACGGCCTCGCAGCGCGTCGCCGAACCGTGGGCCTCACCCAAGAGGCCCTCGCCGAGCACATGCAGGTGGACCGCTCCACCATCACCCGTTGGGAATCAGGCCGCACCGCCCCGCAGCCCTGGATGCGTCCACGGCTGGCCCGCCTTCTTCGCGTCAACGCCGAGGGTCTCAACGACCTACTGACCGCCTGGTCGCCAGGCAGCACGCAGGCACAGGACGCCCTCGATTACGCGATGCTTCACCCGGGCCGCCTCGATCTGCCCGCCGTCGCCACACTTCGTACTCGCTTCGACGACTGCGCCGCTCGTTACGACCTTGTGCCTTCGGCCGGCCTCATCGCAGAAGCAGCAGCGCAGCTCAACCGCATCGACCAGCTCGCCGCAGGCTCCGCCCGCGGACGCGTCCAGAGGGAACTCGACGCCCTGCACGCCGACGCCTGCACTCTCATGGGTCAGTTGGTCTGGGACGCCTCTCAGCGCCGCGACCACACCACCGCGAAGACGTACTACGAGCAGAGCGCCAACCTCGCTCGCCACCTACGGGACACCACTCTCGAAGCCCACGCCTTACTGCGCACCTGTTACGTCGCGCTGTACGGCGCACACGACGCGCAGGCAGGGCTCGCGCTCGCGAAGCACGCAGCCGAGATTGCCCAGCGCACGAGTCCCGCCCTGTCCGGGCTGGCGCTGCTGCACGTCGCCGAGGCACACGCCATGCTGCGGTCGACCTCGGACTGCGAACGCGCTCTCTCCCGCGCAGAGCGCCAACTCGACCACGCGGACGACAGCGACGCCGCCGCCGACCTGGTGTCCCCAACCCAGTTCGGCCGCCTCGCGGGCTCCTGCTATCTCTCGCTTGGAGACCACCAACGGGCCGAAACCCTGCTGACCAGCACGGCAGAGAAGCTACGGGACAGGCGAAAGTCACGCGCAATCGTGCTGGGGAACCTTACGCTCGCCCGTATCCGTCAACGCGATGTCGAGGCGGGGGTGGCCAGCCTCACCGAAGCCATCGCCGAGCTGGAGACCACACGCGGAGGCGGAGGCATGAACATCGTCTTCGGAGCCGCCCGCGAACTGCGCCCCTGGCGACAGGAACCCCTCGTCGCGGAGGTCCACGACAGACTGCTCGGCCTGATGACGGCAGCGTAG
- a CDS encoding phosphotransferase, which yields MSSEPDDPEVAARMRRAHTVACGFLGAVLDARPSGGGTQEAWGWRGRTLGRPVTGPYGPAWLRVVHSSADKASGKLWMGPEDAEQLVPQQVPRPCLRLVRQWTKGEEAYKAELYDLVVDGTLSSTAVLAAPPRLTTAWWDGLRKALDHLSAVRTDRTAVRRAYLDRAMPKYLAFLGSGVPTTPPAWSTAHGDLHWANLAGPELGILDWEGWGTAPAGYDAALLHAYSLTMPETAERVRRELSTGLDSDAGRFAELVVITELLQSAERGDNLELVPALRQRAEEVWHRMTTDGVAGY from the coding sequence ATGTCCTCGGAACCTGACGATCCCGAGGTCGCCGCGCGCATGCGGAGGGCCCATACCGTGGCGTGCGGCTTCCTCGGGGCGGTCCTGGATGCTCGGCCGTCTGGCGGAGGCACGCAGGAGGCGTGGGGGTGGAGGGGACGCACGCTGGGCCGACCCGTCACCGGGCCCTACGGGCCGGCATGGCTGCGCGTCGTCCACAGCTCGGCGGACAAGGCGAGCGGCAAACTGTGGATGGGACCGGAGGACGCCGAGCAGTTGGTACCCCAGCAGGTGCCGCGCCCTTGTCTTCGTCTCGTACGGCAGTGGACGAAGGGGGAGGAGGCGTACAAAGCAGAGCTGTATGACCTTGTTGTCGACGGAACCCTCTCGTCCACTGCGGTACTTGCCGCCCCGCCCCGCCTGACAACAGCCTGGTGGGATGGCCTCCGCAAGGCCCTCGACCACCTTTCGGCGGTCCGTACCGACCGGACGGCCGTACGTCGTGCCTACCTGGATCGCGCCATGCCGAAGTACCTCGCTTTCCTCGGCAGTGGGGTGCCCACGACTCCGCCCGCGTGGTCCACCGCACACGGTGACCTGCACTGGGCCAATCTCGCCGGTCCCGAACTCGGCATCCTGGACTGGGAAGGATGGGGCACCGCCCCGGCCGGCTATGACGCAGCCCTCCTGCACGCCTACAGCCTTACGATGCCGGAGACCGCCGAGCGCGTCCGCCGGGAACTTTCCACTGGTCTCGACAGTGACGCCGGGCGCTTCGCCGAACTGGTGGTCATCACCGAACTCCTGCAGAGCGCCGAACGCGGAGACAACCTGGAACTCGTTCCCGCCCTTCGGCAGCGGGCGGAAGAGGTCTGGCACCGGATGACGACCGACGGGGTAGCCGGTTACTGA
- a CDS encoding aldo/keto reductase produces MSARLAAGTYRCRDVSQSVVAAVDAGVTWVDTAPNYASGTAEAALRPVLDACPQVRVSTKVGFVPDSDRQAARDAGVPPYDRDQGHCLARPYIAWQLARSRARLGRVPDLVFVHNPEHGRTDRADLSRTLTDAFEELESAADASKIGGYGVATWAGLSSGMFTISELTALAETVGGPHHCFRAVQFPVSLIQLAVVADALDGCGALVEAREAGLDVFASAPLGGGELLGAVAEELVRVIDPAASPVQAVLSVALSAPGVSRVLLSSSTPAHWADALGAEACEPLSPDRLRKVIDVLGT; encoded by the coding sequence ATGAGCGCGCGACTGGCAGCCGGGACGTATCGGTGCCGTGACGTGTCGCAGTCGGTGGTCGCGGCCGTGGACGCCGGGGTGACATGGGTCGATACGGCGCCGAACTACGCGTCCGGTACGGCCGAGGCAGCTCTGCGGCCGGTCCTCGACGCGTGTCCACAGGTACGTGTCTCGACCAAGGTCGGCTTCGTGCCCGACTCCGACCGGCAGGCTGCTCGGGACGCCGGGGTGCCGCCGTACGACCGCGATCAAGGCCACTGCCTGGCACGTCCCTACATCGCCTGGCAGCTCGCCCGTAGTCGTGCCCGCCTTGGCCGCGTCCCGGACCTGGTCTTCGTTCACAATCCGGAGCACGGCCGGACGGACAGGGCCGATCTGTCGCGGACGCTGACCGACGCATTCGAGGAACTGGAGAGCGCGGCGGACGCCAGCAAGATCGGCGGCTACGGCGTCGCCACCTGGGCGGGCCTGTCGAGCGGAATGTTCACCATCTCTGAACTCACGGCACTTGCGGAAACCGTGGGCGGGCCACATCACTGCTTCCGAGCTGTGCAGTTCCCGGTCTCACTGATTCAACTCGCCGTGGTGGCGGACGCACTCGACGGGTGCGGAGCACTGGTGGAGGCACGGGAAGCGGGGCTCGATGTCTTCGCATCGGCCCCGCTCGGAGGCGGCGAGCTCCTCGGCGCGGTGGCGGAGGAACTGGTGCGCGTCATCGACCCCGCTGCCTCCCCGGTGCAGGCCGTGCTCTCGGTCGCCCTGTCGGCTCCCGGGGTGTCGCGTGTCCTGCTGTCGTCGAGTACACCGGCACACTGGGCTGATGCCCTGGGCGCTGAGGCATGCGAGCCCTTGTCACCCGATCGCCTGAGGAAGGTCATCGATGTCCTCGGAACCTGA
- a CDS encoding ATP-binding protein: MTFRAPAPKFSSLCVPSDVSSVSSARRRVVAIVRDWDVPLAEDTVETLELLAGEVIANAVVHAGEGCRVTVSWDGTRVRLEAEDAEGGLLPQRAPADLDEESGRGLQLVDGLAQAWGVRSTTAGKAVWFEVGSCSPSQSRPFPAACESDLSFGGARRPVTVAEPGCGVLSGSRAHVTTT; this comes from the coding sequence ATGACGTTCCGAGCACCTGCCCCGAAGTTCTCGTCCCTCTGTGTCCCATCGGACGTCAGCTCCGTTTCTTCCGCTCGTCGCAGGGTTGTCGCGATCGTCCGTGACTGGGACGTGCCACTTGCGGAGGACACGGTCGAGACGCTGGAGCTGCTGGCCGGTGAGGTGATCGCGAACGCCGTGGTGCACGCGGGGGAGGGTTGCCGGGTCACGGTGAGCTGGGACGGGACTCGCGTACGCCTGGAAGCCGAGGACGCGGAAGGCGGCCTTCTCCCGCAGCGGGCGCCGGCCGACCTGGACGAGGAGAGCGGGCGCGGACTGCAGTTGGTCGACGGTCTTGCCCAGGCGTGGGGCGTCCGGTCGACCACGGCCGGAAAGGCGGTCTGGTTCGAGGTCGGCAGTTGCTCGCCCTCGCAGTCCCGCCCGTTCCCCGCCGCATGCGAAAGCGATCTCTCGTTCGGGGGTGCACGGCGGCCGGTGACGGTTGCCGAACCGGGATGTGGCGTGCTCAGCGGCTCCCGTGCGCATGTCACCACCACCTGA
- a CDS encoding TerD family protein, protein MITLTKEDGPADLDGVTHMSIGVSWDPTGGTSGGVMGMLRRKMGTDLDLIAVAMQGTDPVRLAGLDSLDPMGNGSLQHSGDNQTGRGDGDDETVTVEFARIPQNITSIVFIAAAFKKGSSFQKARNISFKVYDATGGTSQQVADIWPSLLTQDNGCAVAKAMRVGGSWKLEVINETGKIKQGDEHALMRFAVSN, encoded by the coding sequence ATGATCACGCTGACGAAAGAAGACGGACCGGCGGACCTGGACGGGGTGACCCACATGTCCATCGGCGTGTCCTGGGACCCCACCGGGGGCACCTCCGGCGGGGTGATGGGCATGCTCCGCCGCAAGATGGGCACCGACCTCGACCTGATCGCCGTCGCCATGCAGGGCACGGACCCGGTGCGCCTGGCGGGCCTGGACTCGCTGGACCCCATGGGCAACGGCTCGTTGCAGCACAGCGGCGACAACCAGACCGGCCGCGGGGACGGCGACGACGAGACGGTGACGGTGGAGTTCGCGCGGATACCGCAGAACATCACCTCGATCGTGTTCATCGCCGCCGCGTTCAAGAAGGGCAGTTCCTTCCAGAAGGCGCGCAACATCAGCTTCAAGGTCTACGACGCGACCGGGGGCACCTCCCAGCAGGTCGCCGACATCTGGCCGAGCCTGCTCACCCAGGACAACGGCTGCGCCGTGGCCAAGGCCATGCGCGTCGGCGGCTCCTGGAAGCTCGAAGTGATCAACGAGACGGGCAAGATCAAGCAGGGCGACGAACACGCCCTGATGCGCTTCGCCGTCAGCAATTGA
- a CDS encoding cupin domain-containing protein, with protein sequence MTTDVPAVVARLGEDFLAQVYGRTYRHFPGEPGRFGGLLGWDDLNALLTHHRLEPPRLRLSAGGEALPQHAYSAPVTTRRSTVWHRLKPAELHRHLAEGATLVLDAIDELHPGVGHLAQELERHLRTGIQVNAYASWTPEEGFGVHWDDHDVLVLQLDGAKRWRIHGPTRQAPLHRDTDVPEPPPHEPLVELVLHAGDMLYLPRGWWHAVAASEGVHSLHLTCGMQTTTGADLLQWLSEDLRRETTVRSDLPRFGTEEEKADFVRSLGDLVMKEFEDERLLDRFLTMRDAADRARLVPSLPYVEGVPPDPAVVVHLVTARAGLHSDREGHAVLTAGGEEWTFSPQAAPLLSLLVDGGHYRLDTLARAAGLRVGQVAQLVSELVDGEVAAVGRAG encoded by the coding sequence ATGACCACCGACGTACCCGCGGTGGTCGCGCGCCTGGGCGAGGACTTCCTCGCCCAGGTGTACGGCCGTACCTACCGCCACTTTCCCGGTGAACCGGGCCGCTTCGGCGGCCTGCTCGGCTGGGACGACCTGAACGCCCTGCTCACCCACCACCGGCTCGAACCGCCCCGCCTGCGCCTCTCGGCGGGCGGCGAGGCGCTGCCCCAACACGCCTACTCGGCGCCGGTCACCACCCGTCGCAGCACCGTGTGGCACCGGCTCAAGCCCGCCGAACTGCACCGCCACCTCGCCGAGGGCGCCACCCTCGTCCTGGACGCGATCGACGAGTTGCACCCGGGCGTCGGCCACCTCGCCCAGGAACTGGAACGACACCTGCGCACCGGCATCCAGGTCAACGCCTACGCCTCCTGGACGCCCGAGGAGGGCTTCGGAGTCCACTGGGACGACCACGACGTGCTCGTCCTCCAACTCGACGGCGCCAAACGATGGCGCATCCACGGCCCCACGAGGCAAGCCCCGCTCCACCGTGACACGGACGTCCCCGAACCGCCGCCGCATGAGCCTCTCGTCGAACTGGTCCTGCACGCAGGGGACATGCTGTACCTGCCGCGCGGTTGGTGGCACGCTGTCGCCGCTTCCGAAGGCGTCCACTCCCTCCACCTCACCTGCGGCATGCAGACGACGACCGGCGCCGACCTCCTCCAGTGGCTCTCCGAGGATCTGCGCCGTGAAACGACCGTGCGCAGCGACCTGCCACGCTTCGGGACCGAGGAAGAGAAGGCGGATTTCGTGCGGTCGCTCGGCGACCTCGTCATGAAGGAGTTCGAGGACGAACGGCTACTCGACCGCTTCCTCACCATGCGGGACGCCGCCGACCGGGCCCGCCTCGTGCCCTCACTGCCGTATGTCGAGGGCGTACCGCCCGACCCCGCCGTCGTCGTACACCTGGTGACCGCTCGCGCCGGGCTGCACAGCGACAGGGAGGGCCACGCGGTGCTGACAGCAGGGGGAGAGGAATGGACCTTCTCCCCGCAGGCCGCGCCCCTGCTGTCCCTCCTCGTGGACGGAGGCCATTACCGCCTGGACACACTCGCCCGGGCGGCCGGGCTTCGCGTCGGGCAGGTGGCGCAACTCGTGAGCGAACTGGTGGACGGCGAGGTCGCGGCTGTGGGGCGGGCTGGATGA
- a CDS encoding translation initiation factor IF-2 translates to MRRLLLLAPLLLFTAGCGVVQSSEDEATDAAREVARTAGERLYGQRPRTAEEVGRSASGIDGVEVLRVTGTSTHDGDGIDVVVRTSGTAFNKWVDIDEIAVRRCFAVRVSPKSEWGEDPHDVDCPDGPPLAFAPPPEPPRLPYEELRAKLPRVPVGGRVDEAEVRRTLAALHLHPKIRTEVKADGGRVGVLLSVEGNHYDAQDCLLARVDPGATEVWAPPRIQRMPGEGGCTVDNALHPAPAPH, encoded by the coding sequence ATGCGTCGACTGCTGCTGCTCGCACCGCTGTTGCTGTTCACCGCCGGCTGCGGGGTGGTGCAGTCCTCCGAGGACGAGGCGACGGACGCCGCACGGGAGGTGGCCAGGACGGCTGGCGAGCGGCTCTACGGCCAGCGTCCGCGCACGGCGGAGGAGGTCGGGCGCTCCGCTTCCGGCATCGACGGGGTGGAGGTACTGCGGGTGACGGGTACCTCGACGCACGACGGCGACGGCATCGACGTGGTCGTCCGCACGTCCGGCACGGCGTTCAACAAATGGGTCGACATCGACGAGATCGCCGTGCGGCGCTGTTTCGCGGTGCGGGTGTCGCCCAAGTCGGAATGGGGTGAGGATCCCCATGACGTGGACTGCCCGGACGGCCCTCCGTTGGCCTTCGCCCCGCCACCCGAACCGCCCCGGCTGCCGTACGAGGAACTCCGCGCGAAACTTCCCCGTGTGCCGGTGGGCGGCCGGGTGGACGAGGCGGAGGTGCGCCGTACGCTCGCCGCCCTGCACCTGCATCCGAAGATCCGTACCGAGGTGAAGGCGGACGGTGGCCGGGTCGGTGTTCTCCTGTCGGTGGAGGGCAACCACTACGACGCGCAGGACTGCCTTCTTGCCCGCGTGGACCCCGGCGCCACCGAGGTGTGGGCGCCGCCCCGGATCCAGCGAATGCCCGGAGAGGGCGGCTGCACCGTCGACAACGCCCTGCACCCGGCACCGGCACCGCACTGA
- a CDS encoding 5-formyltetrahydrofolate cyclo-ligase — MAANSLDRAKQAVRTQVWDALTAADAVHDPSVHGRIPHFKGAEEAAARLAGLPAWQRASVVKAVPDKAQLPVRARALEEGKTVYMAVPKLATLKPFYLLDPASLTVPPNEAAASRTAATIAPTVEVDALRPLDLIILGSVAVNRDGTRIGKGAGYSDIEFALLTEAGLVTPETIVVTTVHALQVTETPIPTTEHDVAVDLIVTPDETIACPNPHRPSGVDWSALTAEKIAAIPALVARQGS; from the coding sequence GTGGCAGCCAACTCCCTGGACCGCGCCAAGCAGGCGGTACGCACGCAGGTCTGGGACGCCCTGACCGCCGCCGACGCCGTCCACGACCCCTCCGTCCACGGCCGCATCCCTCACTTCAAGGGCGCCGAGGAAGCTGCGGCCCGACTCGCGGGGCTCCCGGCCTGGCAGCGAGCGAGTGTCGTCAAGGCAGTGCCGGACAAGGCCCAGCTTCCGGTTCGGGCACGGGCCCTGGAGGAGGGCAAAACCGTCTACATGGCGGTGCCGAAGTTGGCCACCCTCAAACCCTTCTACCTCCTCGACCCGGCCAGCCTCACCGTCCCACCCAACGAGGCCGCAGCCAGCCGCACCGCCGCCACGATCGCCCCCACCGTCGAGGTCGACGCCCTCCGACCACTGGACCTGATCATCCTCGGCAGCGTCGCCGTCAACCGCGACGGCACCCGCATCGGCAAAGGCGCCGGCTACTCCGACATCGAGTTCGCCCTGCTCACCGAGGCCGGCCTGGTGACGCCGGAGACCATCGTCGTCACCACCGTCCACGCACTCCAGGTGACCGAAACCCCGATCCCCACCACGGAGCACGATGTCGCAGTCGACCTGATCGTGACCCCCGACGAGACCATCGCCTGCCCGAACCCCCACCGCCCGTCAGGAGTCGACTGGTCGGCCCTTACGGCAGAGAAGATCGCCGCCATCCCGGCACTCGTGGCCCGACAGGGCTCTTGA